A region of Solanum dulcamara chromosome 7, daSolDulc1.2, whole genome shotgun sequence DNA encodes the following proteins:
- the LOC129895273 gene encoding F-box/LRR-repeat protein At3g48880-like, translating to MEEGDSSVRRWEDLDIDILVKILQSFDLFELTAGLAHVCSSWRLACSDQLLWMTLDLSVLKSNFIKIPLEPYVYVDCQSDKTLTSLLKICLNLSSGNIRTLIFHYNLYVSDDQLTYTAERCPHLKRLVMPAWNRIKKTGICRAIHMWEDLESLTMPSIANPPYVMEEIARSCKNFAELKIMGPCDMLFASTLVSFLPNLKVLSVRCTVLSKSALFIILDGLKKLEVLNISHCVITEDPPPAPKKILAKLDESIIKKASRLHKFLTCMSDSCIMCQRTRNDEGLMRWYKYEEDLWKVDEVRSLAI from the exons ATGGAAGAGGGAGATTCTTCTGTAAGGAGATGGGAGGACCTTGATATTGATATCTTGGTGAAGATACTCCAGTCTTTTGACCTTTTTGAGTTGACTGCTGGACTTGCTCATGTTTGTAGTTCATGGCGATTGGCTTGTTCTGATCAACTTCTCTGGATGACACTGGACTTGTCGGtattaaaatcaaatttcatcaaaatcCCGTTAGAGCCGTACGTATATGTGGATTGTCAGTCTGATAAAACATTGACCAGCCTCCTGAAGATTTGTTTGAACCTCAGTAGTGGAAACATACGAACATTAATCTTCCATTATAATTTGTATGTCAGCGACGATCAGTTGACTTATACTGCCGAGAG GTGTCCACATCTAAAACGTCTTGTTATGCCTGCTTGGAACAGAATAAAAAAGACAGGAATATGCAGGGCTATTCATATGTGGGAAGATCTTGAATCACTGACGATGCCTAGTATAGCAAATCCTCCGTATGTCATGGAGGAAATTGCAAGGAGTTGCAAAAATTTCGCTGAGCTCAAGATTATGGGGCCCTGTGATATGCTCTTTGCATCTACACTGGTTTCATTTCTTCCAAACTTGAAAGTGTTGAGTGTGAGGTGCACAGTGTTATCTAAAAGTGCCTTGTTTATTATCTTGGATGGGTTAAAAAAGTTGGAAGTGCTCAACATATCTCATTGCGTAATTACTGAAGACCCTCCACCTGCACCAAAGAAAATTCTGGCCAAGCTTGATGAATCAATTATCAAAAAAGCGTCTAGGTTACACAAATTCCTAACCTGCATGAGTGACTCGTGCATCATGTGTCAGCGCACTCGAAATGATGAAGGGCTGATGAGGTGGTATAAGTATGAAGAAGACCTCTGGAAAGTGGACGAGGTGAGATCTCTTGCAATTTGA